A window from Lentisphaera araneosa HTCC2155 encodes these proteins:
- a CDS encoding 3-keto-disaccharide hydrolase: MKYLGILLFLLSTYSIAQDKGIWTDPALVQELTDYQIQGDYRAASYGAQVIALGDNYYSAVVYKGGLPGDGWDEKNKTILDGKQEGDSVEFKSSKAPKKYYAPKAEQFSPVKKFPPKGQQQASGSIVKNVFEITLKGEKFELKKINRTSPTMGAKAPEGAVVLFDGSNIEAFTKGRIDAKTKTLHTDARDLYTKEKFNNYTLHIEFMTPYMPSYRGAKRGNSGIYHVWDYELQILDSYGLDGVHSECGGIYKTQAPRINMCFPPLTWQTYDVEFTNSVFKNGKKIKSAFITVKHNGVLIHDNTEIPAKTGGSRKTPEGQPGPFRLQGHGNKIQYRNIWLIKK; the protein is encoded by the coding sequence ATGAAATATTTAGGCATTTTACTATTTTTATTGAGTACATACTCAATCGCTCAAGACAAAGGCATTTGGACTGATCCAGCACTAGTTCAAGAACTGACAGACTATCAAATACAAGGCGATTACAGAGCTGCTTCGTATGGCGCCCAAGTCATTGCTTTAGGTGATAATTACTATTCAGCTGTCGTTTACAAAGGTGGCCTTCCGGGTGATGGTTGGGATGAAAAAAATAAAACAATTTTAGATGGCAAACAAGAAGGTGACAGCGTCGAATTCAAATCTTCCAAGGCACCCAAAAAGTATTATGCACCCAAAGCAGAGCAGTTCTCGCCAGTCAAAAAGTTCCCTCCTAAGGGGCAACAACAGGCTAGCGGCTCAATTGTCAAAAATGTCTTTGAAATAACTCTCAAAGGCGAAAAATTTGAACTCAAGAAAATTAATCGTACCAGTCCTACCATGGGCGCTAAAGCACCCGAGGGCGCCGTTGTTTTATTTGATGGCAGCAATATCGAAGCCTTTACAAAAGGTCGGATTGATGCAAAAACAAAAACTCTGCACACCGATGCTAGGGACCTTTACACAAAAGAAAAGTTCAATAATTACACTCTACATATAGAATTCATGACCCCCTACATGCCTTCTTATCGCGGGGCTAAACGCGGCAATAGTGGAATTTATCATGTCTGGGATTACGAATTACAAATTCTCGACTCCTATGGCCTCGACGGAGTTCATAGTGAATGTGGTGGGATTTACAAAACGCAGGCTCCTCGTATCAACATGTGCTTTCCTCCTCTTACCTGGCAAACTTATGATGTGGAATTCACTAATTCAGTCTTTAAAAATGGCAAAAAAATTAAAAGCGCATTTATTACTGTGAAACACAATGGAGTGCTCATTCACGATAATACCGAAATTCCTGCAAAAACTGGCGGCTCACGCAAAACTCCAGAGGGCCAACCTGGTCCCTTCCGTTTACAGGGTCATGGCAACAAAATTCAATATCGCAATATCTGGCTCATTAAAAAGTAG
- a CDS encoding RNA polymerase sigma factor has product MKHTDNTRHTLLQKIKDPNNENSWEEFVEYYSGYIYVIIRNFRVDIEDSEDLMQDVLIKVWKGIRTYDPAAQRSKFRTWLCSVIRNTVFNFLKSKSVRNSKQNISYNDALEQMNLVNEAEVDKIAEKEWQNYIANLAWKNIKNDLSEMNRNIFEDSLTETFSNADLAEKYSIAEASVRVYKMRVKKALSKEIVRLNTELSW; this is encoded by the coding sequence TTGAAGCATACTGATAATACGCGCCATACACTCCTGCAAAAAATTAAAGACCCCAACAATGAAAATTCTTGGGAGGAGTTTGTGGAATACTACTCAGGCTACATCTACGTCATTATCAGGAATTTCCGAGTCGACATTGAAGATTCAGAGGACCTCATGCAAGACGTTTTGATAAAAGTTTGGAAAGGCATACGCACTTATGATCCAGCGGCTCAAAGAAGTAAATTCCGGACTTGGCTTTGCAGTGTGATTCGCAACACCGTCTTTAACTTCCTCAAATCAAAATCAGTCCGCAATTCCAAACAAAATATTTCCTACAACGATGCACTCGAACAAATGAATTTGGTCAACGAGGCCGAAGTGGATAAGATAGCCGAAAAAGAATGGCAAAACTATATTGCTAACCTCGCATGGAAAAATATAAAAAATGACCTTAGCGAGATGAATCGCAATATCTTTGAGGACTCATTAACAGAAACTTTCAGCAATGCCGACTTAGCTGAGAAATACAGCATTGCCGAAGCGAGTGTTCGCGTTTACAAAATGCGCGTTAAGAAAGCCTTATCCAAAGAAATTGTCCGTCTCAATACTGAACTTAGCTGGTAA
- a CDS encoding c-type cytochrome codes for MIKTLFSVLSLSLFSLSAQDAQSVERGKALYDNICFSCHGKNLEGGVGFNLKDHEWIHGNSPQKISETIKKGFPDKGMIAFGALYNDAQIQDITNFILSRQEGLRDLKYKIYHDVTIESGIDWDKQTPSKTGQSKLPYPNFQLPEVDQFAMAYKGKLIIPSHAAGSFKLVGMFRQTEGFELYIDGEKINLNLDKRKRFKESIQLSAGAHDFDLRFIKVFRFASFNMDLIGKVRLPLAIDSYRRSINKAHVVEAGESFKIIRKRIKNYAAESIAVNHADRSTYIIDPNSAGITAFWEGKSLDIGPNINERGQHDSLPLGKTQIKLGDAIKAQINNAPTQLAYRGYSSHPQPKFIFSDGKSQLEITSQLAGPSLLLTYALKNSKQAKLSLSLPTGLKVSSKDGKINGSAFIPNPDKQNQFTIAIPVKEKK; via the coding sequence ATGATTAAAACATTATTTTCAGTACTCAGTTTATCTCTCTTCTCCTTATCAGCGCAAGATGCTCAATCAGTTGAGCGAGGCAAAGCTCTATACGATAATATCTGCTTTTCTTGTCACGGAAAAAACCTTGAAGGCGGCGTCGGCTTTAACCTCAAGGATCACGAATGGATTCACGGCAATAGTCCCCAAAAAATTAGTGAAACAATCAAAAAGGGTTTCCCTGACAAAGGTATGATTGCTTTTGGAGCCCTCTACAATGATGCGCAAATTCAGGATATCACTAATTTCATTTTATCACGCCAGGAAGGACTACGTGACCTGAAATATAAAATCTATCACGATGTGACAATTGAATCCGGCATTGATTGGGACAAACAAACGCCGAGTAAAACTGGTCAGAGCAAATTACCTTACCCTAATTTCCAGCTTCCTGAAGTGGACCAATTTGCCATGGCCTATAAAGGTAAACTCATTATCCCCAGCCATGCAGCGGGCTCCTTTAAGCTCGTTGGTATGTTTCGCCAAACAGAGGGTTTTGAACTCTATATTGATGGAGAAAAAATCAATCTTAACTTAGATAAGCGTAAGCGCTTTAAGGAAAGTATACAACTCAGTGCTGGCGCCCATGACTTTGACTTACGTTTTATCAAAGTTTTTCGCTTTGCGAGCTTCAACATGGATCTCATTGGAAAAGTCAGGCTTCCACTTGCGATTGATTCCTACCGTCGCTCCATCAATAAAGCCCACGTTGTTGAAGCAGGGGAGTCATTTAAAATCATTCGCAAACGCATAAAAAATTATGCCGCTGAGAGCATTGCGGTTAATCATGCCGATCGCAGCACCTATATCATTGATCCCAATAGCGCGGGCATCACTGCTTTTTGGGAAGGCAAGTCACTCGACATTGGGCCCAACATTAATGAACGAGGCCAACACGACTCTCTCCCCCTCGGCAAAACGCAAATTAAACTTGGCGATGCCATAAAAGCTCAAATAAATAATGCGCCCACTCAATTAGCCTACCGTGGTTATTCGTCCCACCCTCAACCCAAATTCATCTTCTCTGATGGTAAGTCCCAACTTGAAATCACGAGTCAACTCGCTGGTCCATCTTTGCTATTGACTTATGCCTTAAAAAACTCGAAGCAAGCTAAATTGAGTTTAAGCCTTCCGACAGGATTAAAAGTCAGCTCAAAAGACGGCAAAATAAATGGAAGCGCTTTTATTCCAAACCCCGATAAACAAAACCAATTCACAATCGCAATCCCCGTAAAGGAGAAAAAATAA
- a CDS encoding DUF7133 domain-containing protein: protein MKYFISSLLLLTMAMSSMANPKGYSIQTIETPPNVLFHITGLDTDKDGNMYCATRYGDVWVYKVQNKTWHKFAEGLHEPCGLLIENDGSLVVTQKPEMTRLIDSNKDGKADLYIPLTREFKFHNNYHEFNFGGVKDNDGNYIGTLGTAAGPTAKGLKLSAMASLGDWRGWAYKVSPEGKFTPIASGLRSPAGLGRNPAGEIFYTDNQGDYVATSTMHQILPNKFYGHPVSLQDRDDFTVDQLKKMTDEEFDAIRTLPVVFIPQEEVANSPGNPEWIDNSGKFGPFKDQFFVGDQTRSNIFRVTLQEVKGRYQGCVIDFISGLQCGNIRLKFDKDGALWSGQTSRGWTSRGSKTFGLQKVVWDKKTMPFEILDVKLTNSGFTVQFTEKINEKSIDQTKISRWWYEYSRKYGAPKSDLEDINASSVKLAADGKTLTIDCPLVKEKVYCLDFSEINNSKGEKLGNTKAYYTIVNLLD from the coding sequence ATGAAATACTTCATCTCCTCACTCCTATTACTCACTATGGCTATGAGCTCTATGGCCAATCCCAAGGGCTATAGTATTCAAACTATTGAAACACCCCCGAATGTTCTCTTTCACATTACCGGCCTGGATACCGATAAAGATGGCAATATGTACTGTGCCACACGCTATGGTGATGTGTGGGTCTACAAAGTCCAAAATAAAACCTGGCACAAATTTGCCGAAGGGCTGCATGAACCCTGCGGACTTTTGATCGAAAACGATGGCTCCTTAGTCGTAACTCAAAAACCAGAAATGACGCGCCTCATTGACTCCAATAAAGATGGCAAAGCCGACCTCTACATCCCACTCACGAGAGAGTTCAAGTTTCACAATAACTACCACGAATTTAACTTTGGTGGCGTAAAAGATAATGACGGAAATTACATTGGCACTCTCGGCACTGCTGCTGGTCCAACTGCCAAAGGCCTCAAACTCAGTGCCATGGCAAGTTTAGGTGATTGGCGTGGATGGGCCTACAAAGTCTCGCCCGAAGGGAAATTCACACCCATTGCCTCCGGTCTACGCTCTCCTGCGGGCTTGGGCAGAAACCCTGCCGGCGAAATCTTTTACACCGATAATCAGGGTGACTACGTTGCCACCTCTACCATGCATCAAATCCTGCCTAATAAATTTTATGGACACCCGGTTTCTCTACAGGATCGTGATGATTTTACTGTTGATCAACTCAAAAAAATGACGGATGAAGAATTTGATGCGATTCGTACCTTACCCGTCGTTTTTATTCCTCAGGAAGAAGTCGCCAATTCTCCTGGCAACCCCGAATGGATTGATAATTCGGGTAAATTCGGCCCCTTTAAAGATCAGTTCTTTGTCGGTGACCAAACTCGCTCTAACATTTTTCGCGTCACGCTTCAGGAAGTCAAAGGTCGCTACCAAGGCTGTGTGATTGACTTCATCTCTGGCCTCCAATGCGGTAATATCCGCCTCAAATTTGACAAAGACGGGGCCCTCTGGAGTGGTCAAACAAGTCGCGGCTGGACCTCACGTGGTTCAAAAACTTTTGGCCTGCAAAAAGTCGTCTGGGATAAAAAGACCATGCCCTTCGAGATCCTCGATGTAAAGCTCACCAATTCCGGCTTCACTGTTCAGTTCACTGAAAAAATTAATGAAAAATCAATTGATCAGACCAAGATCTCCCGCTGGTGGTATGAGTACTCCAGAAAATATGGCGCCCCAAAAAGTGACTTGGAAGACATTAATGCGAGCTCTGTAAAACTAGCCGCCGATGGTAAAACTTTGACTATCGACTGCCCCCTCGTCAAAGAAAAAGTTTACTGCTTGGACTTTAGTGAAATCAATAACTCCAAAGGTGAAAAACTCGGCAACACCAAAGCCTATTACACCATCGTAAATCTCTTAGATTAA
- a CDS encoding type II secretion system protein, whose product MKTKFTLIELLVVVAIIGILASLLLPSLGKARKNAKKASCINNMKQLGIINYLYSDDNNDYFPARDRNNHISYDDFLAGYDTRESLTTAEMQATSAPGAEMYECPSSIFTVENKRSYAINGKGNGAQLKFLGISGNAPSPNSKKISAINQSSSTIAYGETGGSSSIMGSRNNDITIAHFMNNSLFVSLTHGGKEYHDSKSNYLMVDSHVESKAFNSTLVNLGGGMATTDDVTGSYWDAEK is encoded by the coding sequence ATGAAGACAAAGTTTACACTCATTGAACTGCTGGTTGTCGTCGCTATAATCGGCATCTTAGCCAGCTTACTCTTGCCATCTTTGGGTAAGGCAAGAAAAAATGCAAAGAAAGCCTCATGCATTAATAACATGAAGCAATTAGGTATAATTAATTATTTATACTCTGATGATAATAATGATTACTTTCCCGCTAGAGACAGAAACAATCATATTTCTTACGACGATTTTTTAGCGGGATACGACACGAGAGAAAGCCTAACTACAGCAGAAATGCAAGCCACTTCAGCACCAGGAGCTGAAATGTATGAATGCCCTTCGAGTATTTTTACAGTAGAGAATAAAAGGTCCTACGCCATCAATGGCAAAGGCAATGGCGCCCAATTAAAATTCCTAGGTATTTCAGGGAATGCTCCCTCCCCGAATAGTAAAAAGATTAGTGCAATTAATCAAAGTTCATCGACCATTGCCTATGGAGAAACAGGGGGAAGCAGCAGTATCATGGGCAGTCGAAATAATGACATTACCATTGCTCATTTTATGAACAACTCTCTTTTCGTTAGCTTAACTCATGGAGGTAAAGAATACCACGACTCTAAGAGCAATTACCTAATGGTTGATAGTCATGTTGAAAGCAAAGCATTCAATTCGACACTAGTGAATTTAGGGGGTGGCATGGCTACTACAGATGACGTCACTGGCTCATACTGGGATGCAGAAAAGTAA
- a CDS encoding sulfatase family protein: MNRFFKLLTSLLLLALPLFGREKPNIVIFLADDLGYGDCGAFNSQSKIKMPHIDRLAEEGMRFTDAHSASATCTPSRYGLLTGINPVRTGVFNTLLKTGRPIIHKDEMTLADLLKVEDYETWMVGKWHLGFENKSKSLDLSQDLRGGPLDCGFDYFFGLASSASSSPLCFIKNRKIQEVSSEFVEVDKIRGSGQKSKYKIAVPKDLKLEDVSPRLSENAVGLIQEYAKSAKEQPFLLYFASIAPHQPWVPSENFKGKSGLGVYADFVMQMDDELGQINQALKDTGLEKNTIVIFTSDNGTGPGAHYLMAEQGHHSSGPMRGAKASSYEGGHRMPFIAKWPGIIPVNSQSKAVINATDIFATIAELLKVDLKEKYPQVAPDSFSFYKNLINLNQKQSRPSMVVRESIRMGDWKLISSGGKKEFDSLKMSQFKLYNLSSDLAEKNDLAPSHPERAQEMYKEFKKFMDQRKLKENQ; the protein is encoded by the coding sequence ATGAATCGTTTTTTTAAATTACTTACAAGCCTTCTATTACTTGCGCTACCATTATTTGGAAGGGAGAAGCCAAATATAGTTATCTTTTTAGCCGATGACTTGGGCTATGGTGATTGTGGGGCTTTCAATTCCCAATCTAAAATAAAAATGCCTCATATCGACCGTCTTGCAGAAGAGGGCATGCGTTTCACTGATGCACACTCCGCTTCAGCAACTTGCACGCCCTCACGCTATGGCTTGCTGACGGGGATAAATCCTGTTCGTACGGGGGTGTTTAATACTCTTTTGAAAACGGGGCGTCCCATCATTCACAAAGATGAAATGACGCTAGCAGATTTACTGAAGGTCGAGGACTATGAGACTTGGATGGTGGGCAAATGGCATTTGGGTTTCGAGAATAAAAGTAAGAGCTTGGATTTAAGTCAAGATTTGCGTGGAGGTCCACTAGATTGTGGCTTTGATTACTTTTTTGGCTTGGCTTCCTCAGCCAGTTCATCACCTCTTTGTTTCATCAAAAATCGCAAAATTCAAGAAGTTTCCTCAGAGTTTGTTGAGGTAGATAAAATTCGAGGTTCAGGTCAAAAATCCAAGTATAAAATTGCCGTCCCTAAAGATTTAAAGCTCGAAGATGTGAGCCCCCGCTTGAGCGAAAACGCTGTGGGCCTCATTCAAGAATATGCGAAGTCCGCAAAAGAACAGCCCTTCCTACTTTATTTCGCTTCAATAGCACCTCACCAACCCTGGGTGCCAAGTGAGAATTTTAAGGGAAAGAGTGGGCTCGGCGTGTACGCGGATTTTGTCATGCAAATGGATGATGAACTGGGGCAAATTAATCAAGCCCTAAAAGATACAGGACTCGAGAAAAATACAATTGTAATCTTTACGAGTGATAATGGTACGGGCCCTGGAGCCCATTATCTCATGGCTGAGCAGGGGCATCACTCATCGGGGCCGATGCGTGGGGCAAAAGCAAGTAGCTATGAAGGGGGACATCGCATGCCTTTTATTGCTAAGTGGCCGGGGATAATCCCCGTGAATTCACAAAGTAAGGCTGTCATCAATGCTACCGATATCTTTGCGACAATCGCAGAATTGCTCAAGGTTGATCTCAAAGAAAAGTATCCCCAAGTCGCGCCCGATAGCTTTAGTTTTTATAAGAATCTAATTAACTTAAATCAAAAGCAGAGTCGACCCTCAATGGTGGTGCGCGAAAGTATTCGCATGGGTGACTGGAAACTCATTTCGTCAGGCGGGAAGAAAGAATTTGACTCACTCAAAATGAGTCAATTTAAACTCTATAATCTGAGTTCCGATCTAGCAGAGAAAAATGACCTTGCACCCTCTCATCCAGAGCGAGCTCAGGAGATGTACAAGGAATTCAAAAAGTTTATGGATCAAAGAAAACTCAAGGAAAATCAATAG
- a CDS encoding sulfatase family protein, with translation MSYIKLILFLSFSLLACANKKPNFIFFISDDISQSDFGCYGHPIIKTPSIDELAQKGMRFHNAYLTTSSCSPSRCSIISGRYPHNTGAPELHMKLPDDQIRFPELLRKAGYYTLLCGKNHMFGDQDRAFDKITRGEGPGNEKNWVPNLKERPKDKPFFFWYASSDAHRSWQLSDHAPKYDENKVIVPPYMYDGPETRKDLAQYYHEVSRFDHFIGLVVEELKSQGILENTMLIVASDNGRPFPRDKSRLYDSGIKTPWVVHFPRIIKEKKVTQSLISSIDLSATCLELAGVEIPENIQGKSFLPILKNPETKVRQVIFAEHNWHVYKNHERMVRIGDFVYIKNNYPNQMNLSYESDTKYPAGKELWLAHAAGKTSKVQQQIFANPCPEEELYKVSQDPDQLNNLASNPEYKTQLIQAREMIQLWTEQTGDSIPKKTTPHRHAPPKIKNGKIIPSPKYKLKSPHAEWPGQSKQADKINHPGPIVLP, from the coding sequence ATGTCCTACATTAAACTGATCCTCTTTTTAAGCTTTTCTTTATTGGCTTGTGCAAATAAAAAACCCAATTTCATATTTTTTATTTCAGATGATATCTCCCAAAGTGATTTTGGCTGTTATGGGCATCCAATTATCAAGACTCCGTCAATCGATGAACTAGCTCAAAAAGGCATGCGTTTTCACAATGCCTACCTTACAACAAGTAGCTGCAGTCCCAGCCGTTGCAGTATAATCAGCGGCCGCTATCCTCATAATACCGGTGCGCCAGAACTTCATATGAAATTGCCAGATGACCAAATTCGCTTTCCCGAACTACTTAGAAAAGCAGGTTATTACACCCTTCTTTGTGGCAAAAACCACATGTTTGGAGACCAAGACCGAGCTTTTGACAAGATAACGAGAGGCGAGGGCCCTGGGAATGAAAAAAATTGGGTTCCCAACCTTAAAGAGCGCCCAAAAGACAAGCCCTTTTTCTTTTGGTATGCTTCTTCAGATGCCCACCGGAGCTGGCAATTGAGTGACCATGCTCCCAAATATGATGAGAATAAAGTCATCGTTCCGCCCTACATGTATGATGGCCCTGAGACACGCAAAGATCTTGCCCAATATTATCATGAAGTTAGTCGTTTTGATCATTTTATCGGCTTGGTTGTGGAAGAACTTAAATCACAAGGAATTCTCGAAAATACAATGCTGATTGTCGCTTCTGATAATGGTCGCCCCTTCCCAAGAGATAAATCGCGACTTTATGATAGCGGTATAAAAACTCCCTGGGTGGTTCATTTCCCTCGAATAATTAAAGAAAAAAAGGTCACTCAAAGCTTGATAAGTTCAATCGACCTAAGCGCCACGTGTTTGGAATTAGCTGGGGTCGAAATCCCCGAAAACATACAGGGCAAAAGCTTTCTACCCATTCTAAAAAATCCAGAGACAAAAGTCCGCCAAGTCATTTTTGCTGAACATAATTGGCACGTTTATAAAAACCACGAACGCATGGTTCGCATTGGGGATTTTGTCTACATTAAAAACAACTACCCCAATCAAATGAATCTATCTTACGAATCAGACACGAAATACCCTGCTGGAAAAGAATTATGGCTTGCCCATGCAGCGGGAAAAACCTCCAAAGTTCAGCAGCAAATTTTTGCTAATCCATGCCCAGAAGAAGAACTCTACAAAGTTAGTCAGGATCCCGACCAACTCAATAATCTGGCTTCAAATCCAGAATACAAAACACAGTTAATCCAAGCACGAGAAATGATTCAATTATGGACTGAACAGACGGGAGACAGCATTCCCAAAAAAACTACGCCTCATCGACATGCTCCACCAAAAATTAAAAATGGTAAAATAATCCCGTCACCAAAATATAAACTGAAATCACCCCACGCCGAATGGCCTGGCCAATCAAAGCAGGCTGATAAAATTAATCATCCCGGACCAATAGTTTTGCCCTAA
- a CDS encoding protein kinase domain-containing protein yields MREEENFFENINDLFIQAFETDQGSLINSLQFEGDNFVEYETYSEGGIKEISLCTDRRTGRRVAMAFLKDNTDPQKTEAFLREAKINAALQHPNIVPIYEMGIDGDKPWFAMKFIAGKSLADIILKTKSLEEPDLDFTLNQRLDIFMKVCDAIAYSHSLGVLHLDIKPDNIRISNFGDVVVCDWGLADIEATICDEKLLEFCTILEHDINNQTLDGSVKGTPGYMAPEQTSLVKYRKACHTDIFSLGTLLYSLLTLEKPFKGFDINDIIKKTAKCDFIEPSKLDVNIPESLEAVCLKAMQLKPEDRYQSVEDLQKDIEAYRNGFATYAENASLFKLIKLMIYRNKLRSCLLFSLMSLIVILGFVFVRNLDLSKQFIQKENEKLLLEQELYRQRGKDSAPLFLEQAEQSLKIFALDSAMHFCKEALERDDQLKKAWKLKALLHFANEEYQLCIKAFESANIREGRLYKLAKTARNLELENSDKNKLNVRKDILQRLHKVKDMPTFSLLLHSIVHKEMPIEDRLDLCRFVIDLRHNRPKNEPFNFSYDPKNQTLDISNNPWIKIAHCLQNFPAKTINASNTSISRGSNFNNSPVESLDISNTQILELKSLKCKNLKELYVSGNIIHDISPLENLELVTLDISHTPIRYLNFIPKFTHLKNLIIHKGQFNKTQFRWKRPDLEIITKPRN; encoded by the coding sequence ATGCGTGAAGAAGAGAACTTCTTTGAGAATATTAACGATCTATTTATTCAAGCTTTTGAAACAGATCAAGGCTCCTTAATCAACTCCCTACAATTTGAAGGAGACAATTTTGTAGAATACGAAACCTATAGTGAGGGCGGGATAAAGGAGATTTCTCTTTGTACGGATCGTCGCACGGGTAGACGCGTAGCAATGGCTTTTCTCAAGGATAATACTGACCCTCAAAAAACTGAAGCTTTCCTAAGAGAAGCGAAAATAAATGCTGCACTTCAGCATCCCAATATTGTTCCCATTTATGAAATGGGTATTGATGGAGACAAACCCTGGTTTGCCATGAAATTTATTGCGGGCAAATCTCTAGCAGACATAATTTTGAAAACTAAAAGTCTTGAAGAACCTGATTTAGATTTCACCCTTAATCAAAGACTCGATATCTTCATGAAAGTTTGCGATGCCATTGCCTACTCACATTCTCTTGGAGTACTTCATCTGGATATAAAACCCGATAACATACGCATCAGTAACTTTGGTGATGTCGTCGTATGTGATTGGGGTCTGGCCGATATCGAGGCAACTATTTGCGACGAAAAACTTCTTGAGTTTTGTACCATTCTTGAACACGACATTAATAATCAAACCTTAGATGGCTCAGTTAAAGGTACTCCTGGATATATGGCTCCGGAACAAACGTCTTTAGTCAAATACCGCAAAGCTTGCCACACTGACATTTTTTCACTGGGCACATTACTCTACTCATTACTTACTCTGGAAAAGCCTTTCAAAGGTTTTGATATTAATGACATCATCAAAAAAACAGCTAAATGTGACTTCATAGAGCCCTCCAAACTTGATGTAAATATCCCTGAGTCCCTTGAAGCCGTATGCCTCAAGGCCATGCAACTTAAACCCGAAGATCGCTACCAAAGTGTGGAAGATCTTCAAAAAGACATCGAAGCCTACCGCAATGGTTTTGCGACCTACGCAGAAAATGCCTCTTTATTTAAACTTATAAAACTCATGATTTATCGCAATAAATTAAGGAGTTGCTTGCTGTTTAGTCTAATGTCCTTAATCGTCATTCTTGGTTTTGTATTTGTACGTAATTTGGACCTATCAAAACAATTCATTCAAAAAGAAAATGAAAAACTCCTTTTAGAACAGGAATTATACCGTCAAAGAGGAAAAGACTCGGCTCCACTTTTTTTAGAACAGGCGGAGCAGAGCCTGAAAATCTTTGCTCTCGATAGCGCCATGCATTTCTGCAAGGAAGCTCTCGAGCGTGATGATCAATTAAAGAAAGCTTGGAAACTGAAAGCCTTGCTCCATTTTGCCAATGAAGAATATCAACTTTGCATTAAAGCATTTGAGAGTGCCAATATCAGGGAAGGCCGTCTCTATAAACTGGCGAAAACTGCAAGAAACTTAGAACTCGAAAATTCTGATAAAAATAAATTAAATGTACGCAAAGACATTCTCCAACGCCTACATAAAGTCAAAGACATGCCGACTTTTTCACTTCTTCTCCACAGTATAGTTCACAAAGAAATGCCAATTGAAGATCGGCTAGACTTATGCCGCTTTGTCATTGATTTAAGACACAATCGCCCCAAAAATGAGCCCTTTAATTTTTCTTACGACCCAAAAAATCAAACCTTGGATATATCTAATAATCCCTGGATCAAAATTGCTCACTGTCTGCAAAATTTCCCTGCAAAAACTATTAATGCCTCAAACACTTCTATAAGTCGTGGTAGTAATTTTAATAATTCCCCAGTGGAGTCTCTAGATATTAGCAATACTCAAATACTTGAACTTAAAAGCCTTAAATGCAAAAACTTAAAAGAACTCTACGTGTCCGGCAACATAATTCACGATATATCTCCTTTAGAAAATTTGGAACTAGTTACTCTAGATATAAGCCACACTCCCATTCGCTACCTAAACTTCATTCCCAAATTCACTCATCTCAAGAATCTTATAATTCACAAAGGCCAGTTCAATAAAACTCAATTTAGATGGAAAAGACCTGACTTGGAAATCATTACTAAACCACGCAATTAA